A stretch of Vigna angularis cultivar LongXiaoDou No.4 chromosome 4, ASM1680809v1, whole genome shotgun sequence DNA encodes these proteins:
- the LOC108342122 gene encoding cyclin-D3-3, which produces MANHHHHHHAHDTNLKSLLDTLYCSEEHWEENVGEDELDQAEDDYPTANDITNNNATSSTTLINSLHSPHALFESDMFCDEQELTSLLGKEKHNPLTTFLRSNPALECAHREGVEWMLRVNAHYSFSALTALLAVNYFDRFLSTFRFQDGKPWMTHLTAVACLSLAAKVEETQVPLLLDLQVEEGRYLFEAKTIKRMEILVLSTLGWKMNPPTPLSFLDYITRRLGLKDNHCWDFLRKCEGVLVSVLGDWRLMGYLPSELASATMIHVVKSVEPCLEGEYHRQLLGILRFDKEKVNECGKVLELWSGYEKQGRQCMKRKFGSVPGSPNGVMEMSFSCDSSNEEVWRVVAGGSVCCSPKKSRSEVKR; this is translated from the exons ATGGCTAAtcaccaccaccatcatcatGCGCACGACACCAACCTCAAATCCCTTCTCGACACCCTATACTGCTCCGAAGAGCATTGGGAGGAAAACGTCGGGGAAGATGAATTAGACCAAGCAGAGGATGATTACCCAACAGCTAATGATATTACTAATAATAACGCTACCAGTAGCACCACCCTAATTAACTCCCTTCACTCCCCTCATGCGTTGTTCGAAAGCGACATGTTTTGTGACGAACAGGAGTTGACATCGCTGCTggggaaagaaaaacacaaccCTCTAACCACTTTCCTCCGAAGCAACCCTGCGCTCGAGTGTGCTCACAGGGAAGGCGTGGAATGGATGCTCAGAGTGAACGCTCACTACTCCTTCTCTGCTCTCACAGCTCTTCTTGCCGTCAACTACTTTGACCGCTTCCTCTCCACCTTCCGCTTTCAGGATGGCAAGCCGTGGATGACACATCTCACTGCCGTCGCTTGCCTCTCCCTCGCTGCCAAAGTGGAGGAGACACAAGTTCCCCTTCTCCTAGACCTTCAG GTGGAAGAGGGTAGATACTTGTTCGAAGCCAAAACGATTAAAAGGATGGAAATTTTGGTCCTTTCCACTCTTGGATGGAAGATGAACCCGCCTACCCCTCTCTCCTTTCTTGATTACATCACAAGAAGACTTGGATTGAAGGATAATCACTGCTGGGACTTCCTTAGGAAGTGCGAAGGCGTTCTTGTCTCTGTCCTCGGAG ATTGGAGATTAATGGGTTATCTACCGTCTGAACTGGCAAGTGCGACGATGATACACGTAGTGAAAAGCGTGGAGCCTTGTCTAGAAGGCGAATACCATAGACAACTCTTGGGTATTCTAAGATTCGACAAG GAGAAGGTGAATGAGTGTGGGAAAGTGTTGGAATTGTGGTCAGGATACGAGAAGCAGGGGAGACAATGCATGAAAAGGAAATTTGGAAGCGTTCCGGGAAGTCCAAACGGCGTGATGGAGATGTCGTTTAGCTGTGATAGCTCGAACGAGGAGGTGTGGAGAGTAGTTGCTGGTGGTTCGGTGTGTTGTTCGCCGAAGAAGAGTAGAAGTGAAGTAAAGCGATAA